ACTGAATAGCGATTGGCCCTATGAGGGCGATGAACGCTCCATCAAATATACCCATTCCAAGTGAAATGACCACTACCATGGAGAAAGATCTAACAAATGGCAAAGCTATTGTCAGAATTCCTATTACATAAAAAGAAATTTGTTGcaacaaaattttgtttatacctGGTTTATCAGCTAAAACTCCAAACAATAATCTACCCATACCAGATGTTATCGCTATGCACTGTAAAGGCACATTGTAATTAGCACCGggaaaattattattcataaacttttTAATGTGAACGTAACTCACAAAATAGCCAAACAAAGCTACAGGCATCGATAATGCCCAAAATCTATACTTTCTGTTTTTCCAAATTTGTATATTGATTATTTTCGTTAAAAAGGATTTGAGATTTCCATCTCTTCTCGAAGGTTTTGGAATATTCATTAAGGGCTTAAACAGCAAGCCGCAAAGAGCAACGCCGAATGTCAAAAGACCTAAGAACCGAAACAACCACTGCAAACCGTAATTATTCAGCATATACTCCATGAGGGAAGGTATGAACGCAGTGAAAACAGAGCTTCCTACTGTTACAAGACCGTTAACTAAGCCCAAGTGTTTTTTGAAATAGTGTCCCAATATTGCTAGAGACGGGGTATAAGCAAAAGATGCTCCCAGACCATACATAATACTATATGTAAAATAGAGAGCATTGATGTTGTCAACAACGAACGAAGATACAATTAAACCAAGTGCGGCGATGGTTCCGCCTAATACAGCCGTCAAGCGTATTCCCACTATTCCTGTCAGCACTCCAGACAAAGGCGACAACAAAAACGTCATACCCATAGTCAAGGCACCAACCAGAGCTGCAAACAAAATAAGTTTTCAATATTTCACATATatataaagacaaaaaaatagtTATAGTGGCTTGGGGCCAGGATCCCGTAACTTTGATTATTAGCTGAACAAATTTAGAATTAGAGATCCTCTGACAACTTTCTGTTTCTctgtatcatattattatgacgtATTTATCTGTATACGAGATTTTGACTAGATATTCTAATTctatccttcgaaccgaaacgaatGAGAGCTTCATATTAGCCCATCTCATCAGTGCCCACAATTTCTGGGTTACACTGCTAAAATTCTAGGCCAATGGCGAGATTTTGAGCTCTCTTAACGTTGTGACATTAAAGTAAGAGTGCGCTTCGTAGGATATTTCCCAAAACGAATTCATCttgcctaaatgataagacacccagtgcatttgtatcgagcgatgcgactgcgCCGGAGTTAGAATCCCTAAAGCAGGTACcgttttttctaatgaaatacgtacttaacatataTTCAAGAATGACTagcacaatgaaggaataacgtcatgcaataaaaatcaaactcgcgaaaattataatttgcgtaataactggtggtaggacttcttgtgagtccacacgggtaggtgctACCACtctgccatttctgccgtgaagcagtaatgcgtttcagtttcaaGAGTAGAGCCGTTGTATAATTGACCTGAGActtaaaacttatgtctcaaagtgggttgcggcatttacgttgttgatgtctataggttccggtaaccacttaacaccgagtgAATTGGATCGTCCACTCggctaaacaataagaaaaaaagatttatgAGTATAGGAACTAAGCAAAAAGAGGGACTTTGTTTGGTACTTATTTCCGATCATGAGAAATAGGCTGGGCCTGATAGATGTGAAAAAATCCAGAAGTCTTGCTCTCATACCCCGCTGCCTTATTTCTGCAAGATAATGGGGTTCACAAAGATTATATATCGACTTCAGTCATATTGGGTGTCGAAGGTCATAAGTCACGACGGTCACCAACGCCAGTCGGAAAAAATTAAGCTCGTGCTTTAACCTTAAAGTCAGCTAATAAGTAAACGGTAGCTCgaaaaaaaacgatattattAACGATATTAGAAACAATATGAAAAGTTATTATTCTTTTTAGTTTTTCTCGGTATGCCACGTAGTGATTCGAcaataaatgtgatattttttttatgcttagatgagtggactagctcagagcccacctggtgttaagtggttactggagcccatagacatttacaacgcaaatgcgccacccaccttgaaatataagttctaaaatctcagtatagttacaacggctgccccacccttcaagccgaaacacattactgcttcacggcagaaataggcggggtggtggtacctacccgtgcggactcacatgaggtcctaccaccagtaattacgcaaattataattttccgggtttgatttttattacacgatattattccttcaccgtggaagccgatcgtgaacatttgttaagtacatatttcattagaaaaattggtacccgcctgcggaattcgaacaccggtgcatcgctagatacgaatgcaccgaacgtcttatcctttaggccacgacgacttccaaataatgtaaataataaatgtaaaccAAATTTTCCTGGAAACTGCCTTATCACACACAGACTGAAATTCGAGCAATGATTTCAAGGCCAAATAACAATACATCGTAATTGATTCGATTGCAAAATGATTTCGGCAGAGCAGTAAGTACTGTTTTGAAAACAACAATATTGACGAGATGATTTTAGTCAACATATTTTACAtcagttattaaaattaaagaaacgtaatcttatttatattaaacactagctgacccggcagacttcgtagtgcctcaatcgataaatagaagtataaaaacttttgtataaaaaaaaaaaaacaaaaggaatctgtccgacgggggacacatcaaacgaaaaacaaaaattttttttttatttaactccgagcattttcatatttatctaccttttaaaccttctctggacttctacaaataattcaagaccaaaattagccgacTACACCCGAATGAATCGtttgattaaaaaattaaattatacaatttgaTAAGATTTGACCCACTCCTTCCCTTTAGAAAACCAGGACTTGAAACTCCGGCGATACAGTGAACATAGAAATTTACCACGAAAACGTAAACCCATTAATGCTTACAAAAACGGTATAGACGCATTGGCACATTTATCGATTGAAAATAATGTCTTTATTTTCAATACAGGTATGAAACCTGGAAAACTAGAGTTATGGATGTTGTGCTCAACCAGGATCAAATCGACCTTTTTCTAGAGGGAGGTGGTAGAgtcataaaaatagttttatgatgTGCTCATCTAATTACTTTGCTTTTGTTTCGCATTTGTCAATAATTAGGATTTTTTAGCTCCTGAAAACACGTGTTTCCGACTTCTTATTACCTGAGTTTACTTGGGTTTCTTCACAATCTCAATTAGTCGAACCTTGTGGTTTCTACAGTAAAGATATCTTAAAATGGGTAAAGCACGCGAACTTAGCAGTGAAGTGCGTTTTGCCATCGTTATTTTACACGAACGTGAGATTGCTTCAAAACTGAAGTTTTCGAAGGCTTGTGTTCATAACACAATAACTCGATACAGGGATAGGGACCATTTTCAGGATAGTCCACGCTCGGGAAGGCCGAGAGCTGCCACGTCTAGTGAAGATAATTTCATTATTGTTACCGGCGAGCGAAATAGACGCTTAACAGCATCAGAAATCCGCGTTGAAGTAAACAAAATCCGAGTAAAACCTTTATCATTAACTACAGTAAGACGGCGATTGAGAAATGCTAAGTTTATAGTCGCGTCGGCGTTCGAAAACCTCTGCTACGGGcacaaaacaagaaaaaaacggATGCAATGGGCTTTTGCCCATTGAGATTGGACTGAAAAAGGTTATAAAAAAGTTCTTTGGAGCAATGAATCCAAGTTTGAACTATTCGATTCAAAACGAAGAATTTACGTTCGACGCAGTGTCCAAGAAAAAATGATTCCAGACTGTGTAGTCCCTACAATCAATTATGGTGGTGGCTCAATTATGGTTTAAGGTTACTTCTGTAGCCAAAAAGGAACAGTTCCAAAAATTTTGAGAGCAAAATGCCATTCCTTCCGGATTGCGACTAATTGGAGATGGATTCATTTTCCAACAATATTATCCAAAGAATGAGGTGTTAAAAACATGGTTTGGCCTCATCAGAGCCGGAAAATCTATCCCATTGAACTTTTGTGGGAAAAGCTTGATAGGAACGTCCGTAATCGTGGCCCATCCTCGCAAGAAGAAATGTGGAATGCTTTATGCGAAAATTGGAGCAATATATCATAAGACACCATCAACAAATTAATTGCCCATATGCCGAAAGTTCtgaaaaattaagaatttaaaggtttttttgaTGAAAAACCAGTTTAGATAACTATAGCCTTATTAGCATGGACAGTTAATATTTCTTTACGCTTTTAACACGTTGATCGCCACatgaaaaatcgagtattttcatttAGGCCACGGTATTCACCAGTGAGCCTTATCTCACTGAACCGTTCGGGCCATGAGGGTCACCGGTGACCCACATGAGGGTTTCAACGTAAACGCTTCCTACAAGCTACAGATTGCGACTATCAAACAAAACGCATATGGAAGTGAGCTGAACCGAACGCCGAATTTTCAAATCCATTCCAATCCAATTCAAAGTTATAGTATTAATCAAGATTATatccttttaaaatatcttgaAAACTATGTGGTAAAAGTCActaatttttatcttccgtgcaaattatcccataaattttagaatgaaaatctcatgttgataaaaattactgattccctGATTTTGGGTTGGCCCAAATGGTATAGTACACTAGGCCCACCGGTGGGCTGTATGGCCTTCAAGTGTTAAAGTATATTGTTCCTCAATCAGTGCTTTATTAGAGGACTAAACAGACTAATTAAGCATTGCAtattttattggagttttattttattttcctacttTAATTAAGGTAGTCTTAAAGTTTTAGGCCGCAGTGTATTTCTCATATCTGAAGCCAAGCAGCAGCATCAATTTTTCTGCAGTTTATATATCACTGATACCTTTACCGATTACCATTTGACAAGGTAACTGTTTTAGCATTCACAGCATGTTATGTTTGTCTTATTTCAACAATCTATCTGCATTGGCAGTCTATGTAATTCACAGGTATGCATTTAAATTACACTATAATGCTAACTTGATTGATTTTACCAAATTCCTTGAGGTAATGctattgaaattatatttaataatgttctatttattattttacaagaaATAAAGTTAAGCATTCCACATTTAACAGCCTGCCATTAGAATTATGACACCAGAAGTCAGATCTGAATTTTGTATCTTTAACATAGGTACTAACACTACAACCAGGTATAGACCCTAGTCCATGGTAACCAATGCTGCAAAAGTAAATGCAGCAAATTTTGCAAAATATAACAAGAGAATAGAACTTTCCATCAAGACATTTtaaatacttcttttttttttttttttttattgcttaaatgtgtggacgagctcacagcccacctggtgttaagtggttactggagcccatagacatctacaacgtaaacgcgccacacacattgagatatagttctaaggtctcagtatagtcacaacggctgccccacccttcaagccgaaacgcattactgcttcacggcagaaataggcggggcggtggtacctacccgtgcagactcacaagaggtcctaccaccaataattacgcaaattaaaattttgcgggtttgatttttattgcacgatgttattccttcaccgtggaagtcaatcgtgaacatttgttgagtacgtatttcattagaaaaattggtacccgccagcgagattcgaacaccagtgcatcgctcgatacgaatgcaccggacgtcttatcctttaggccacgacgactgtccTTTAAGGATGGGGAATATACCTTTATATAACTATCTTGACGGTACTTGGTAACTTGAACAGTGTAATTCTAAAAAATCAAACTGAAATCCTCATTCTATATTCAGCTGTTCCTTTTGAGGCTTCGTGAAATCATTGTCAGTCAATGATGCAATCAGGTCATACACAAAGATTTTATTCAGATTAATAAAGAATCTATTGATGAATCTCTAATCTAATGAATAATCTATTTAGATTAATAAAATTGGGTTAATAATAACATTGGTTGGATAAAATTGGTTCTTAATCTATTcagattaataaaattgataattgtAAGCAGCTTGTGTGTGACTTATagaatttaataacaatcacaaGTGATTGCTCTTAGGATGAATTAGGGTcggtaaaatataaattaatagattttatttcGATCGAACGATTTTACAGTGAACTAGTGGCAAGTGTTAATTAGGTCTGCGGAAGAgtttggattcccgcggccctgcaCGCGTtggtggacaccggggtggttttagccggtaggagtccggcacgcccctccgCCTTTCTCCAGGCGGAGGTAGTCCATGAGAATTtccccccgaaaaaaaaaaaaaaaagtgttaattagGTGTTCAGGTTTAAATACTTACCAGCACGGCTCTCTTCATTTGTGGCTCCCTGTTCTTTTAATATTATCTCGAGAACGGGATATACAACACTGCAGGAATTTATTACCCCAAAAAGCAGTCCGTTGGTAAAAAATGATGCGAGAACAACCGCGTAAGCTCGGAAACCACCATCAGGAGGCTCTCGGACTTCTTCCTGATTAGCATTACCGTTAGTATCTACCTTGCTCCTTTCTTGAAGTAAGTCTGAATTTTCTTTTGGGTCGAGGttcattttcataaaataatttcagttaATACGATTGTAAATAGATATCACTAATTCATGAACATgtcctaaaatttttaataaaaataaaccctattttgtatataaatttaCGATAACACACATAAACGAATATCTCTTTAATTCCACTAATATCTGtacatagatttttatttttaaattaaaattctgtaACAAATAAACAAGATCAAACTAATCAAATCCATGCTTGCTGTCTGTCTAGTAGGGATGTAAGCCGGTCCAaagaaaaaccggtttttagAGATACCAATAAACACCGgtttttaattaagaatatCGGTTTTTAATGAAGTCCACGTTACATTCACAGTTCACACCAGTGCTACCAGATCCAATATACAAACTACCGTGctgctaaataaaaaataccgtgTTTCAAACTCAAATTACCgtgcattacatttaaaaactacagtgccATTAACAtgtaaaatataagaaaaaactaCTTTTGAACAAATTAcatcagaattaaataaaaagtaaaaagtgttttattattgtataatataaatatgatcGTTAAGcctatataaaatatgctcCCCTATTAATTGTATGAAGAAAACTCTTCGTTTGcatgtaaatttgttttatttactgatTATTTAGCCTATATGgaaaaacctaaaaataaattaaaaaaccgATTTTTTGAGATAAAAATCGGTAATAAACCGAAGCCAGAAATTGTAATCGGTTCACATCGCTACTGCTGGTAGGTAGTGTTTAGGTATGTATGGTGTGCAGAATCGATCTAAACGATTAAAAAttcgtttaataataaaaatattcgttcgttagataattttttttttagtttcagagGTTTTTATTACTACGAGTAATTAAA
This is a stretch of genomic DNA from Bombyx mori chromosome 23, ASM3026992v2. It encodes these proteins:
- the LOC101740667 gene encoding monocarboxylate transporter 10, which codes for MKMNLDPKENSDLLQERSKVDTNGNANQEEVREPPDGGFRAYAVVLASFFTNGLLFGVINSCSVVYPVLEIILKEQGATNEESRAALVGALTMGMTFLLSPLSGVLTGIVGIRLTAVLGGTIAALGLIVSSFVVDNINALYFTYSIMYGLGASFAYTPSLAILGHYFKKHLGLVNGLVTVGSSVFTAFIPSLMEYMLNNYGLQWLFRFLGLLTFGVALCGLLFKPLMNIPKPSRRDGNLKSFLTKIINIQIWKNRKYRFWALSMPVALFGYFVSYVHIKKFMNNNFPGANYNVPLQCIAITSGMGRLLFGVLADKPGINKILLQQISFYVIGILTIALPFVRSFSMVVVISLGMGIFDGAFIALIGPIAIQLCGRAYAAQAIGCMLGMSAMPLSAGPPIAAYIHRLSGSYTLPFVLAGISPIVGATLMFSVHFQRQNGETEIVTNGHAPSDVEKSIPLLVSNGNAKQQTAL